In Candida orthopsilosis Co 90-125, chromosome 4 draft sequence, a single genomic region encodes these proteins:
- a CDS encoding Mis11 protein: MVAQILDGKAIALDLRTKIHDEVAQFQLKHPDFKPNLVIIQVGDRPDSTTYVKMKLKAAEEASIGCEIIKLPEDISEFELLNEVAKLNNSLDVDGILVQLPLPEHIDESKVTDAVLADKDVDGFGPFNVGELSKKGGEPKFLPCTPKGIMHLLEVSGVDVDGKSAVVLGRSDIVGKPVANLLTKANASVTVVHSRTPIEQVKKFLSEADIVVAAIGQPQYVKGEWLKSGAVVIDVGTNFIPDSTKKSGQRMVGDVEYEAAKEKVQLITPVPGGVGPMTVACLLDNVVIAAKRHYKANNETPKFTNPLKLDLKKPVPSDFEISRAQQPKRITQVAEEAGILDAELEPFGFTKAKVSLDILKRLHNKRNGKYVLVTGITPTPLGEGKSTTTVGLAQALGAHLNKNVFANVRQPSMGPTFGIKGGAAGGGYSQVIPMDEFNMHVTGDIHAITMANNLLAAAIDTRMFHESTQKDGPLYRRLVPEKKGKRTFTKSMLRRLEKLGISKTDPNELTPEEITAFARLDIDPESITWKRVVDCNDRFLRGITVGQAPTEKGFTRATGFDITVASECMAILALANSLEDMRERLGKMVIGTSKQGIPVTCEDIGCAGALTALLKDAIKPNIMQTLEGTPVFVHAGPFANISIGASSILADKMALKLAGTSSDLSPEERKEQEGYVVTEAGFDFTMGGERFINIKCRSSGLAPDVIVIVATVRALKVHGGGPEVKAGAPLAPEYTQENVELLRAGCSNLVKHIQNAKSYGLPVVVAINKMSSDSDKEHEVIKEEALKAGAVDAIVSNHWEEGGKGAVDLAQGVIEAANREDKNFHFLYGTEPSIEDKISTIAKEMYGAGEVEFLPEAQKKIDLYTKQGFGKLPICIAKTQYSLSHDANLKGVPTGFKFPIRDVKASIGAGYLYALAAEIQTIPGLPTHCGFMNVEVNEDGEIDGLF; this comes from the coding sequence ATGGTTGCCCAGATTTTAGACGGTAAAGCTATTGCTTTAGACCTTCGTACAAAGATACACGATGAAGTTGCTCAATTTCAGTTGAAACACCCCGATTTCaaaccaaatttggttATTATTCAAGTTGGAGACAGGCCGGATTCGACGACTTATGtcaagatgaagttgaaggCAGCTGAAGAAGCTAGCATTGGCTGTGAGATCATTAAGTTGCCAGAAGACATCtctgaatttgaattgttgaatgaagttgcaaaattaaatAATTCTTTAGATGTTGATGGAATTTTAGTCCAATTACCATTACCAGAACACATTGATGAGTCTAAGGTTACCGATGCAGTTTTAGCAGATAAAGACGTTGATGGATTCGGTCCCTTCAACGTTGGGGAATTGTCTAAAAAAGGTGGAGAACCAAAATTCTTACCTTGTACTCCAAAGGGTATAATGCATTTGTTAGAGGTATCTGGTGTTGATGTCGATGGTAAATCCGCAGTCGTATTAGGGAGATCCGACATTGTAGGCAAGCCAGTTGCTAACTTACTCACTAAAGCCAATGCCAGTGTCACAGTCGTTCATTCCAGAACTCCTATTGAACAAGTCAAAAAGTTCTTAAGTGAAGCcgatattgttgttgctgccATTGGTCAACCTCAGTATGTCAAAGGTGAGTGGTTGAAGTCAGGTGCAGTTGTAATTGATGTGGGTACCAACTTTATCCCCGACAGTACCAAAAAAAGTGGTCAAAGAATGGTTGGTGATGTCGAATACGAAGCcgcaaaagaaaaagttcaattgatcaCCCCTGTCCCTGGTGGGGTTGGTCCAATGACTGTTGCTTGTTTATTAGACAACGTAGTAATTGCCGCAAAGAGACACTACAAGGCAAACAATGAAACTCCTAAATTCACCAACCCTTTAAAattagatttgaaaaaaccCGTTCCTTCCGACTTTGAAATCTCTCGTGCTCAACAACCTAAGCGTATCACACAAGTCGCCGAAGAAGCGGGTATCTTGGATGCTGAATTGGAACCATTTGGATTTACTAAAGCAAAGGTCTCCTTGgacattttgaaaagattgcaTAACAAAAGGAATGGTAAATATGTTCTTGTCACTGGTATTACACCAACCCCGTTAGGTGAAGGTAAATCAACCACTACTGTTGGTTTAGCACAAGCTTTGGGTGCtcatttgaataaaaatgTCTTTGCAAATGTTAGACAACCGTCAATGGGCCCAACTTTTGGTATCAAAGGTGGTGCTGCAGGGGGAGGTTACTCACAAGTTATTCCCATGGATGAATTCAATATGCACGTCACTGGTGATATCCATGCCATCACTATGgcaaacaatttgttggCTGCTGCTATAGATACAAGAATGTTCCACGAATCTACACAAAAAGATGGTCCATTGTACAGAAGATTGGTTCCAGAGAAGAAAGGTAAGAGAACGTTTACCAAGTCGATGTTGAGAAGATTGGAAAAGTTGGGAATTAGTAAAACTGACCCAAACGAATTAACACCAGAGGAGATAACTGCATTTGCTAGATTGGATATTGATCCTGAATCGATCACTTGGAAGAGAGTCGTTGATTGTAACGATAGATTCTTGAGGGGTATTACTGTGGGACAAGCACCGACTGAAAAGGGTTTTACCAGAGCCACTGGTTTTGACATCACTGTCGCTTCCGAGTGTATGGCTATCTTAGCATTGGCCAACTCTTTAGAAGATATGAGGGAAAGACTAGGTAAGATGGTCATTGGTACTTCTAAGCAAGGTATCCCAGTTACATGTGAGGATATTGGATGTGCTGGTGCTTTGACtgcattgttgaaagatgcTATTAAACCAAATATTATGCAAACATTGGAAGGTACTCCTGTTTTTGTTCACGCTGGTCCTTTTGCCAATATCTCCATTGGGGCTTCATCCATTTTGGCAGACAAGATGGCATTAAAATTAGCTGGTACATCCAGTGACTTGAGCCCAgaggaaagaaaagagcAAGAAGGTTATGTTGTTACTGAAGctggttttgatttcaccaTGGGTGGAGAgagattcatcaacatcaaatgtAGATCAAGTGGTTTAGCCCCTGATGtcattgttattgttgcCACTGTTCGTGCATTGAAAGTCCACGGTGGTGGTCCTGAAGTTAAGGCAGGTGCACCATTAGCTCCAGAATATACTCAAGAAAACGTGGAATTATTGAGAGCTGGATGCTCAAACTTGGTCAAGCATATTCAAAATGCCAAATCATATGGTTTgcctgttgttgttgctatcaacaaaatgtcCTCCGACTCTGACAAGGAGCACGAGGTTATTAAAGAAGAGGCTTTGAAAGCTGGTGCtgttgatgcaattgtttcaaaccACTGGGAAGAAGGTGGAAAGGGAGCTGTTGATTTGGCCCAGGGTGTCATTGAAGCTGCCAACAGAGAAGATAAGAACTTCCATTTCCTTTACGGTACTGAACCATCTATCGAAGACAAGATTTCAACCATTGCCAAAGAGATGTACGGAGCaggtgaagttgaattcTTGCCAGAAGCccaaaagaagattgaTTTATACACTAAGCAAGGATTTGGTAAATTGCCAATTTGTATTGCCAAGACTCAATATTCATTATCCCACGACGCTAACTTGAAAGGTGTTCCAACTGGATTCAAGTTCCCAATTAGAGATGTTAAGGCATCAATCGGGGCCGGTTACTTGTATGCTTTGGCAGCTGAAATCCAAACCATTCCCGGTTTGCCAACTCATTGTGGTTTCATGAATGTTGAGGTTAACGAGGATGGTGAAATTGACGGATTGTTTTAA
- a CDS encoding Rdl2 protein (S. cerevisiae homolog RDL2 has thiosulfate sulfurtransferase activity and localizes to mitochondrion), which yields MSFTRLSKRFQPIARNALARQTVSFALSQSFRHFTVPTIFNVTKPAVYKSIKTNLRSYSVLTESPEAKLYNYDDVKDIAANPSKHPDSVLVDVREPVEYDDGHIPGAINVPFKSSPGALDLSEDDFLDNFGFEKPDKNKELVFYCLGGVRSTAAEELANTFGYKKRGNYVGSYEDWLAHENKKKPAD from the coding sequence ATGTCATTCACAAGATTGTCTAAGCgatttcaaccaattgcAAGAAACGCTCTTGCAAGACAAACAGTATCATTTGCATTATCTCAATCATTTCGTCACTTTACAGTCCCGACTATATTTAATGTCACTAAACCTGCTGTATACAAGTccatcaaaacaaatttaaGATCCTACAGTGTTTTGACAGAATCCCCTGAAGCCAAATTATACAACTACGATGATGTCAAAGACATTGCTGCTAATCCAAGTAAACATCCTGATTCAGTTTTGGTTGACGTTAGAGAGCCAgttgaatatgatgatgGCCACATTCCCGGTGCAATCAATGTTCCTTTCAAGAGCAGTCCAGGTGCCTTAGACTTGTCAGAGGATGATTTCCTTGACAACTTTGGATTTGAGAAGCCCGACAAAAATAAGGAGTTGGTATTCTATTGTCTTGGAGGTGTTAGATCCACCGCAGCTGAAGAGTTGGCTAATACATTTGGATACAAGAAGAGAGGAAACTATGTTGGTAGTTATGAAGATTGGCTTGCCCATgagaacaagaagaaaccaGCAGATTAA
- a CDS encoding 90S pre-ribosomal component: protein MLQDSTVQVSAGMPKHSRIKPAYDSELSDEEENYQHSKLSSRSKSSKNSQGDDELATISFGTLRDAQSKLQNEKVNGDSESDSEDFFEESDSDSGPEETSSNTRKKRSKHAPAEASSKKPVSRIRDIEGLPSRKSQTLHTDIRFDAAYGKADLTQTRKNYAFLDDYRKQEIQNMEQILKDKKSKLDEEEKEEIRLKLQSLKSRMDTLKNRDLENQVLKEYKKKQYKNVKEGKSNQPYFLKRGDKRKILQKVKYDSMKPKQREKAMERKRKKRLGKEFRQLEFRPRNE from the coding sequence ATGCTCCAAGATAGTACTGTACAAGTGTCAGCAGGAATGCCGAAACATTCAAGAATAAAACCAGCATATGATCTGGAATTATCAGACGAGGAGGAAAACTACCAACATCTGAAGCTACTGAGTCGCTCAAAAAGTCTGAAAAATTCTCAGGGGGACGATGAGCTAGCCACCATTTCATTTGGCACATTGCGTGATGCTCAATCCAAATTACAGAATGAGAAGGTTAATGGAGATAGTGAAAGCGATTCTGAAGATTTCTTTGAAGAATCAGATTCAGATTCTGGTCCGGAAGAGACTAGCTCAAATACTCGTAAGAAGAGGAGTAAACACGCACCAGCTGAAGCATCAAGCAAGAAGCCAGTTTCCAGAATCAGGGACATCGAAGGTCTACCCTCAAGAAAGTCACAAACATTGCATACGGACATTCGATTTGATGCAGCTTATGGAAAAGCAGATTTAACTCAAACTAGAAAGAATTATGCTTTTTTGGATGATTACCGTAAgcaagaaattcaaaacatgGAACAAATCTTAAAGGATaagaaatcaaagttggatgaggaggagaaagaagaaatcagGTTAAAGCttcaatcattgaaatcaagaatGGACACCCTAAAGAATCGTGATTTAGAGAACCAAGTTCTCAAAGAGtacaagaagaaacaatatAAAAATGTAAAAGAGGGCAAATCGAACCAACCTTATTTCTTGAAACGTGGTGATAAGAGAAAGATTTTACAGAAAGTCAAATATGATAGCATGAAACCTAAGCAAAGGGAAAAGGCAATGGAAaggaagagaaagaagagatTAGGAAAAGAGTTTAGACAATTAGAATTTAGACCTCGTAATGAGTAA
- a CDS encoding Lsc2 succinate-CoA ligase beta subunit → MLSRSIARFSRSIAQQKRFLSLHEYRSAALLSEYGVPIPRGYPATTAEGAFDAAKKLGTDELVIKAQALTGGRGKGHFDSGLQGGVKLISSPDEAKDLASQMLGHKLITKQTGAKGKEVTAVYIVERRDAQSEAYVAILMDRAKQTPVIVASAQGGMDIEGVAAKDPSAIKTFPVPLEEGVSDKLATEIASSLGFTKDAVPEAAKTIQGLYKCFIDRDCTQVEINPLSETPDHKVLAMDAKLGFDDNAAFRQEEVFSWRDPTQEDPQEAEASKYGLNFIKLDGNIANIVNGAGLAMATMDIIKLYGGEPANFLDCGGTATPETIEKAFELILSDKNVNGIFVNIFGGIVRCDYVAKGLIAATKNFNLEIPVVVRLQGTNMAEAKELIENSGLKLYAFEDLDPAAEKIVELAPKRS, encoded by the exons ATGTTGTCAAGATCCATTGCTCGTTTTTCAAGG TCGATTGcccaacaaaaaagatTCTTGTCTTTACATGAATACCGTTCTGCTGCTTTATTGAGCGAGTATGGTGTTCCAATTCCAAGAGGTTACCCAGCAACTACTGCTGAAGGTGCCTTCGATGCTGCTAAAAAGTTGGGCACCGATGAATTGGTTATCAAGGCACAAGCATTGACTGGTGGTCGTGGTAAAGGTCACTTTGACTCTGGTTTACAAGGTGGTgttaaattgatttcatcaccaGATGAAGCTAAAGATTTAGCTAGTCAAATGTTGGGTCACAAATTGATCACTAAGCAAACCGGTGCCAAAGGTAAGGAAGTTACTGCTGTctacattgttgaaagaagagaCGCTCAATCTGAAGCTTATGTTGCTATTTTGATGGACAGAGCTAAGCAAACTCCAGTTATTGTTGCTTCTGCTCAAGGTGGTATGGACATTGAAGGTGTTGCTGCTAAAGATCCATCTGCCATTAAAACCTTCCCAGTTCCATTGGAAGAAGGTGTTTCAGACAAATTGGCTACTGAAATTGCATCCTCATTGGGATTCACCAAGGATGCTGTTCCAGAAGCCGCCAAGACTATCCAAGGATTGTACAAATGTTTCATTGACCGTGACTGTACTCAAGTCGAAATCAACCCATTGTCAGAAACCCCAGACCACAAAGTTTTGGCCATGGATGCCAAGTTAGGTTTTGATGACAATGCCGCTTTCCGTCAAGAAGAAGTTTTCTCATGGAGAGACCCAACTCAAGAAGATCCACAAGAGGCTGAAGCCAGTAAATATGGTTTGAACTTTATAAAGTTGGATGGTAACATTGCCAACATTGTCAACGGTGCTGGTTTGGCTATGGCCACTATggatatcatcaaattaTATGGTGGTGAACCAGCTAACTTCTTGGACTGTGGTGGTACTGCTACCCCAGAAACCATTGAAAAGGCTTTTGAATTGATCTTGTCCGACAAAAACGTTAACGGtatttttgtaaatatCTTTGGTGGTATTGTTAGATGTGATTACGTTGCCAAAGGTTTGATTGCTGCAACCAAGAACTTCAACTTGGAAATCCCAGTTGTCGTTAGATTGCAAGGTACCAACATGGCTGAAGCTaaggaattgattgaaaactCTGGTTTGAAATTATACGCCTTTGAGGATTTGGATCCAGCTGCCGAAAAGATTGTAGAATTGGCTCCAAAGAGATCATAA
- a CDS encoding Pup2 alpha5 subunit of the 20S proteasome, producing the protein MFLTRSEYDRGVSTFSPEGRLFQVEYSLEAIKLGSTAIGIQTSEGVILGVEKRVTSSLLESSSIEKIVEIDHHIGCAMSGLTADARSLIDHARVSSLTHDLYYDENIGVESLTQSVCDLSLRFGEGADGEKRLMSRPFGVALLIAGFDKQKGPQLYHAEPSGTFYRYDAKAIGSGSEGAQAELNNEYHKSLSLKDAELLALKILKQVMEEKLDCKNAQLASVTESEGFKIYSDEKTDAIIKELNEQATDEDTLMS; encoded by the coding sequence ATGTTTTTAACCCGAAGTGAATACGATAGAGGTGTATCCACCTTTTCACCAGAAGGAAGACTTTTCCAAGTCGAGTATTCCCTCGAAGCGATCAAATTAGGTTCAACCGCAATTGGTATTCAAACAAGTGAAGGTGTTATATTAGGCGTCGAGAAGCGTGTTACTTCTTCCCTACTTGAATCCTCCTctattgaaaagattgttgaaataGATCATCATATAGGATGTGCAATGAGTGGTTTGACTGCTGATGCAAGATCATTGATAGACCATGCTCGTGTGTCGAGTTTGACCCACGACTTGTACTATGATGAAAACATTGGTGTTGAGAGTTTAACACAAAGTGTCTGTGATTTATCATTGAGATTTGGAGAAGGTGCTGATGGTGAAAAGAGATTAATGTCGAGACCGTTTGGTGTTGCTTTATTGATTGCTGGCtttgataaacaaaaggGGCCACAATTATACCATGCAGAGCCATCGGGTACATTTTACAGATACGATGCCAAGGCAATTGGATCAGGAAGTGAGGGTGCTCAAGCCGAATTGAACAACGAATATCACAAGAGTTTGAGCTTAAAAGATGCTGAATTGTTGGCATTGAAGATTTTAAAACAGGTTATGGAAGAGAAATTGGATTGCAAGAATGCACAATTGGCAAGTGTTACTGAATCAGAAGGATTCAAGATATATAGTGATGAGAAAACGGATGCAATCATAAAAGAGTTGAATGAGCAAGCTACTGATGAAGATACATTGATGAGCTAG
- a CDS encoding Spc97 protein (S. cerevisiae homolog SPC97 is structural constituent of cytoskeleton and localizes to inner plaque of spindle pole body, outer plaque of spindle pole body, gamma-tubulin small complex, spindle pole body): MNQYTPSQINRLQEDPSIDPDQKNQRGSFSSQRDFYLSQDFTMDHQQQQESSFPPQSSYDSVELRGFDSEGTTGVQSSCITVEHSAIQKIPAPLLSEINDINLQQALIIKDILFTLLGFEGHYIQYSKTYDRSSMHSKVLGPDFKVAKNLDVSLKTVTKRIIRIGKYYSGLTAFTQVYDDATYGKIIQAFCHSTAVFFKQYTDILVSLEHEFHHNSTFNINILEQVLYQEVANKMSHMYSIAKSIHELNDKRHHLLQEEPSSRNLHRLETDMYTEKMKVCKGGLVLRIIQERISAFKGDAISHNFLTELYDEVSVEYVSMLNRWLTEGSIEDPFDEFMIRVAKIPKGLQSFFQQRSDFYWNELFLIKEDGLLDQFSDVKIQNKIINTGKYLSMFKMCTNLHNFQYLREILEGVKSLNAPDLELKIDLFATRANKMLLKLLFEGYKFPKLVGAFQTLFFFDNSFKIDSFIDSAFQDLRRNKYKISTSKISRLYNENFISVSEKEHNTSSAKLEECNQRFTITVENFFRATEELIARKESDISGYDLQNLIQERNSSGELRNEVDEGPKRGQNDRVDDVAFLSVDVTVPLQFPLNYVLNRQTSYQYETLFKFLFMLKFVTKQIENNWQDINTSKIWTEKSFPQRVQKWILRCRMLHSRILTFVTHFESYVMHDVIETNYNQVHQMLNEYGIQLAAAELGSNITESDQILNSKLSSNYGMNAIFDQRINSRKATTTNETLSVHDLKSKLETYTTVILSDALLTRSESLLCVREMFYFIIQFQTYTIQMKKMLVLIHPELHETFSKEFPGKFNKPMDKESIQQRLNYMDESFFLRYQKFGELLAYFLTTIKRIGEKENRKLLELSDRLESCFPE; the protein is encoded by the coding sequence ATGAATCAGTATACACCATCACAGATTAATCGACTACAGGAGGACCCAAGCATAGACCCCgatcaaaagaatcaaaGAGGATCTTTTTCATCTCAGCGAGACTTTTACTTGAGTCAGGATTTCACAATggatcatcaacaacaacaggaAAGCTCATTCCCTCCACAATCAAGCTATGATTCCGTTGAATTGAGAGGCTTTGACCTGGAAGGGACTACCGGTGTACAGTCTTCCTGTATTACAGTGGAACACTCGGCCATTCAGAAGATACCAGCACCATTGCTTCTGGAGATCAATGATATAAATTTACAACAAGCTTTAATAATAAAAGATATCTTGTTCACGCTCCTAGGATTTGAAGGTCACTATATCCAATACAGCAAAACCTACGATCGATCCTCGATGCATTCTAAAGTTTTAGGACCGGATTTCAAGGTTGCAAAGAATTTGGATGTCAGTTTGAAAACAGTCACTAAAAGAATAATACGTATTGGGAAATATTACAGTGGACTAACTGCATTTACCCAAGTTTACGACGATGCAACCTATGGAAAAATAATTCAAGCCTTTTGTCACAGCACAGCCGTGTTTTTCAAACAGTACACTGACATACTCGTCAGTCTAGAGCATGAGTTTCATCACAACTCAAcattcaatatcaacataCTCGAACAAGTTTTATACCAAGAGGTTGCTAACAAAATGTCACATATGTATTCTATTGCCAAATCTATACACGAGTTAAATGACAAGAGACACCATTTACTACAGGAGGAGCCAAGTAGCCGAAACTTGCATCGCTTAGAGACTGATATGTACACTGAGAAGATGAAAGTATGTAAAGGTGGACTCGTATTGAGGATAATCCAAGAAAGGATTTCTGCCTTTAAAGGTGATGCTATTTCACACAATTTCCTAACAGAGCTTTATGATGAAGTGAGTGTCGAGTATGTGCTGATGTTGAATCGATGGCTAACCGAAGGATCAATTGAGGATCCTTTTGATGAGTTTATGATAAGAGTAGCCAAAATACCCAAAGGACTACAGtcattttttcaacaaagaagtGATTTCTACTGGAAcgaattgtttttgataaaagaGGATGGCTTGCTTGATCAGTTCTCTGACGTGAAGATTCAGAATAAGATCATCAATACGGGCAAATATCTAAGCATGTTCAAGATGTGCACCAACTTGCATAATTTTCAGTATTTACGTGAGATTTTGGAAGGTGTCAAGAGTCTTAATGCACCAGATTTGGAACTTAAGATAGATTTATTTGCCACACGAGCCAACAAAATGCTATTAAAACTATTATTTGAAGGGTATAAATTTCCCAAATTGGTTGGAGCATTTCAAacacttttctttttcgacaattcattcaaaattgactCATTTATTGATTCGGCATTTCAAGATTTGAGGCGAAACAAGTATAAGATATCCACTCTGAAGATTCTGAGACTATATAACGAAAACTTCATCTCAGTGTCAGAAAAAGAGCACAATACCTCATCTGCTAAACTTGAGGAGTGTAATCAGCGATTCACAATCACtgttgaaaactttttcagGGCCACTGAAGAATTGATAGCAAGAAAAGAGTCCGACATATCAGGATATGATCTTCAGAATTTGATCCAAGAACGTAACAGTAGTGGGGAGCTAAGAAAcgaagttgatgaaggtCCCAAAAGGGGACAGAACGATCGAGTTGATGATGTGGCATTCCTAAGTGTCGATGTGACTGTCCCGCTTCAATTTCCATTGAACTATGTCTTGAATAGGCAAACATCGTACCAATATGAGACCCTATTCAAATTCTTATTTATGCTAAAATTCGTGACcaaacaaattgagaaCAATTGGCAAGATATCAATACGTCAAAAATATGGACGGAGAAATCATTTCCCCAAAGGGTACAGAAATGGATATTGAGGTGCAGAATGCTTCACTCGCGTATCTTAACATTTGTGACTCATTTCGAATCGTATGTAATGCATGATGTGATTGAAACTAACTACAACCAGGTCCaccaaatgttgaatgagTACGGAATCCAACTAGCTGCGGCAGAGTTGGGCTCAAACATAACAGAAAGCGACCAAATACTCAATTCCAAACTACTGAGCAATTATGGAATGAATgcaatttttgatcaaaggATCAATTCACGCAAGGCAACGACCACAAATGAGACGTTATCGGTTCACGActtgaaatcaaagttgGAGACATATACAACTGTTATACTTAGTGATGCCTTGTTGACACGCTCGGAGTCTCTACTATGCGTCAGGGAAatgttttattttattatccaatttcaaacttatactattcaaatgaagaaaatgttGGTATTGATTCATCCGGAATTGCATGAAACGTTTTCCAAAGAGTTCCCTGgaaaattcaacaaaccaaTGGATAAAGAACTGATACAACAAAGACTCAATTACATGGACGAAAGCTTTTTTTTACGTTACCAAAAATTTGGAGAGCTTCTCGCTTATTTCCTCACcacaatcaaaagaattggcGAGAAAGAAAACAGAAAACTACTAGAATTAAGTGACAGATTAGAGCTGTGTTTCCCTGAATAA